The following proteins come from a genomic window of Crassostrea angulata isolate pt1a10 chromosome 1, ASM2561291v2, whole genome shotgun sequence:
- the LOC128170570 gene encoding aldehyde dehydrogenase family 3 member B1-like isoform X1 has protein sequence MADYSKMIEGLRRVFNSGVTKSYEWRKKQLDGMLKLLEENRDKIAQGLKEDLHKSSLEAAVYEIDFCRNDLIETMNNLKDWMKPEKVKKGLLNIMDTAYIQREPYGVALVMGAWNYPIQITVLPVLGAIAAGNCVVLKPSELAASTAKILEELIPKYLDNDCVKVVNGGIPETTALLKERFDYIFYTGNTMVGKIIMKAAAEYLTPVTLELGGKSPVYVDENSDLNLVARRVTWGKLVNAGQTCIAPDYVMCKKELQEKLVEECKKAIDEYYPDPAKSEDYCRIINERHLNRVKKLIEGSGKVVIGGQVEEGEKYVSPTVLTDCKATDPVMMEEVFGPVLPIMPVNSAEEAIDFINKGEKPLAMYIFAKDHAVAQKFLDNTSSGGFVFNDTMMHAGLMSLPFGGVGGSGMGGYHGFHTFDTFCHKRSVLERKHGGEAMVAIRYPPYTQKKGSIVRWIMKKKPQKSGIRTLIPYFLFGTIFAVLFKVYGLQNKIPFLR, from the exons ATGGCAGACTACAGTAAG ATGATTGAAGGCCTTCGCAGAGTATTCAACAGTGGAGTAACAAAGTCATATGAATGGCGAAAAAAGCAGTTGGATGGAATGCTTAAGCTTTTAGAGGAAAACAGAGacaaaattgctcaaggcctgaAAGAAGATCTACATAAG tCTTCCTTGGAGGCAGCTGTCTATGAAATTGACTTCTGCAGAAATGACTTGATAGAGACAATGAATAACTTAAAGGACTGGATGAAACCCGAAAAG gtCAAGAAAGGGTTACTAAACATCATGGATACCGCCTACATCCAGAGAGAGCCCTACGGTGTGGCACTGGTGATGGGGGCCTGGAACTACCCCATCCAGATCACTGTGCTGCCAGTTCTGGGAGCCATTGCAGCCGGCAACTGTGTCGTCCTGAAACCGTCAGAGCTAGCAGCTTCTACAGCAAAAATTCTGGAAGAGCTGATACCAAAATATTTGGATAAT GACTGTGTGAAGGTTGTAAATGGAGGCATCCCAGAAACCACAGCCCTTCTGAAGGAGAGGTTTGACTATATCTTCTACACTGGTAACACAATGGTCGGGAAAATAATCATGAAGGCTGCAGCTGAATACCTGACCCCTGTCACTCTAGAGTTAGGAGGAAAGAG CCCAGTTTACGTAGATGAAAACAGTGACCTGAATCTTGTGGCCAGGAGGGTCACCTGGGGGAAATTAGTGAATGCAGGACAGACATGCATCGCTCCTGATTATGTCATGTGCAAGAAAGAACTTCAG gAAAAATTAGTTGAGGAGTGCAAAAAGGCTATTGATGAGTACTACCCAGATCCTGCCAAATCAGAGGACTACTGCAGAATCATCAATGAAAGACATCTCAA TCGAGTCAAGAAGCTGATCGAAGGGTCTGGTAAGGTTGTGATTGGGGGACAGGTTGAGGAGGGAGAGAAGTACGTCTCCCCCACAGTCCTCACTGACTGCAAAGCCACAGACCCGGTCATGATGGAAGAG GTGTTTGGCCCAGTTCTTCCCATCATGCCAGTAAACAGTGCAGAGGAAGCTATCGACTTCATTAACAAAGG AGAAAAACCTCTAGCCATGTACATTTTTGCCAAGGACCATGCAGTAGCTCAGAAGTTCTTAGACAATACTAGTAGTGGAGGCTTTGTCTTCAATGACACCATGATGCATGCTGGCT TAATGTCCCTTCCATTTGGTGGAGTGGGTGGTAGTGGTATGGGTGGTTACCATGGCTTCCATACCTTTGATACCTTCTGTCACAAAAGATCAGTTCTCGAGAGAAAGCATGGGGGTGAAGCAATGGTTGC AATCCGCTATCCTCCATATACACAGAAAAAAGGGAGCATTGTTAGATGGATCATGAAGAAAAAGCCCCAAAAATCAGGCATACGAACCctgattccttatttcttgttTGGAACTATATTCGCTGTATTATTCAAG GTCTATGGACTTCAAAATAAGATTCCCTTTTTACGCTGA
- the LOC128170570 gene encoding aldehyde dehydrogenase family 3 member B1-like isoform X2 has protein sequence MADYSKMIEGLRRVFNSGVTKSYEWRKKQLDGMLKLLEENRDKIAQGLKEDLHKSSLEAAVYEIDFCRNDLIETMNNLKDWMKPEKVKKGLLNIMDTAYIQREPYGVALVMGAWNYPIQITVLPVLGAIAAGNCVVLKPSELAASTAKILEELIPKYLDNDCVKVVNGGIPETTALLKERFDYIFYTGNTMVGKIIMKAAAEYLTPVTLELGGKSPVYVDENSDLNLVARRVTWGKLVNAGQTCIAPDYVMCKKELQEKLVEECKKAIDEYYPDPAKSEDYCRIINERHLNRVKKLIEGSGKVVIGGQVEEGEKYVSPTVLTDCKATDPVMMEEVFGPVLPIMPVNSAEEAIDFINKGEKPLAMYIFAKDHAVAQKFLDNTSSGGFVFNDTMMHAGLMSLPFGGVGGSGMGGYHGFHTFDTFCHKRSVLERKHGGEAMVAIRYPPYTEKKLSTIHWLTKKSPKSGGLLSWFGF, from the exons ATGGCAGACTACAGTAAG ATGATTGAAGGCCTTCGCAGAGTATTCAACAGTGGAGTAACAAAGTCATATGAATGGCGAAAAAAGCAGTTGGATGGAATGCTTAAGCTTTTAGAGGAAAACAGAGacaaaattgctcaaggcctgaAAGAAGATCTACATAAG tCTTCCTTGGAGGCAGCTGTCTATGAAATTGACTTCTGCAGAAATGACTTGATAGAGACAATGAATAACTTAAAGGACTGGATGAAACCCGAAAAG gtCAAGAAAGGGTTACTAAACATCATGGATACCGCCTACATCCAGAGAGAGCCCTACGGTGTGGCACTGGTGATGGGGGCCTGGAACTACCCCATCCAGATCACTGTGCTGCCAGTTCTGGGAGCCATTGCAGCCGGCAACTGTGTCGTCCTGAAACCGTCAGAGCTAGCAGCTTCTACAGCAAAAATTCTGGAAGAGCTGATACCAAAATATTTGGATAAT GACTGTGTGAAGGTTGTAAATGGAGGCATCCCAGAAACCACAGCCCTTCTGAAGGAGAGGTTTGACTATATCTTCTACACTGGTAACACAATGGTCGGGAAAATAATCATGAAGGCTGCAGCTGAATACCTGACCCCTGTCACTCTAGAGTTAGGAGGAAAGAG CCCAGTTTACGTAGATGAAAACAGTGACCTGAATCTTGTGGCCAGGAGGGTCACCTGGGGGAAATTAGTGAATGCAGGACAGACATGCATCGCTCCTGATTATGTCATGTGCAAGAAAGAACTTCAG gAAAAATTAGTTGAGGAGTGCAAAAAGGCTATTGATGAGTACTACCCAGATCCTGCCAAATCAGAGGACTACTGCAGAATCATCAATGAAAGACATCTCAA TCGAGTCAAGAAGCTGATCGAAGGGTCTGGTAAGGTTGTGATTGGGGGACAGGTTGAGGAGGGAGAGAAGTACGTCTCCCCCACAGTCCTCACTGACTGCAAAGCCACAGACCCGGTCATGATGGAAGAG GTGTTTGGCCCAGTTCTTCCCATCATGCCAGTAAACAGTGCAGAGGAAGCTATCGACTTCATTAACAAAGG AGAAAAACCTCTAGCCATGTACATTTTTGCCAAGGACCATGCAGTAGCTCAGAAGTTCTTAGACAATACTAGTAGTGGAGGCTTTGTCTTCAATGACACCATGATGCATGCTGGCT TAATGTCCCTTCCATTTGGTGGAGTGGGTGGTAGTGGTATGGGTGGTTACCATGGCTTCCATACCTTTGATACCTTCTGTCACAAAAGATCAGTTCTCGAGAGAAAGCATGGGGGTGAAGCAATGGTTGC GATAAGATACCCACCCTACACTGAAAAGAAGTTGAGCACAATTCATTGGTTAACAAAGAAATCCCCCAAATCTGGTGGCCTTCTTTCCTGGTTCGGGTTCTAA
- the LOC128170748 gene encoding natterin-4-like: protein MIIIYHSEMAEWVSTCGSHIPDNAIRAGYETDGKPLFIARAIIQGAMTPGKCGIHLEGAYIPYGGKENLFQHYEVLVYPINALGLLDWRQASNGEVPCNAVKTDNDLYVGRVLYSGSLIPCKIHTTHKVAYMGYYLKEHSSKDYEVLCKII, encoded by the coding sequence atgataattatatatcattCCGAGATGGCAGAGTGGGTATCCACGTGTGGAAGTCATATCCCGGACAATGCGATACGTGCCGGGTACGAGACGGACGGAAAGCCTCTGTTTATTGCCCGGGCCATAATACAGGGCGCAATGACCCCCGGAAAATGCGGAATCCACCTCGAAGGGGCCTATATTCCTTACGGTGGGAAGGAGAATCTTTTCCAACACTACGAGGTTCTAGTCTACCCGATCAACGCCCTGGGACTCTTAGACTGGCGACAGGCATCCAATGGTGAGGTGCCGTGTAACGCCGTCAAAACAGACAACGACTTGTACGTAGGACGGGTTCTCTACTCCGGAAGTCTGATTCCTTGCAAGATCCATACCACTCACAAAGTTGCCTATATGGGGTACTACCTGAAAGAACACAGCAGTAAGGATTACGAAGTCCTctgtaaaatcatttag
- the LOC128170559 gene encoding FAD synthase-like codes for MERAVRRTTTLLKHVVCRRSLQMSLREYTAGIIVIGDEILKGQTTDTNSHFLCKHLFTLGVKVKKISVIGDDLEVIAKEVSEFSSKYTHVITSGGIGPTHDDKTFEGVAKAFDDDICPHPEIVELCKQFWGANLSSPKMKLAMIPKSARLEYGVNKKTGEKNKFPLVVVNNVYIFPGVPSLMERSFIALEDLFKNPDAHFYTEEIYVQQDEVSIAPILNEVDEEFKVDVTLGSYPDFHNNYYKVKLMLESSNPEQITKAATALKNKLPNESIVNYDCQPIINAADRVYKLVESCSSDDVYGNNVQKAVSVLEECLQKYSLDEICIGFNGGKDCTALLHLYHAVVKRKYPGHQGKLKALYIKSKLPFPEVEKFTQISRDKYHLEMLHFEGRIKDSLGQLKANHPNIKAVIMGTRLTDPYSSHLEAFSMTDADWPQFMRVNPVLHWSYSHVWKFLRDLCLPYCSLYDRGYTSLGSMNNTHPNPLLQYVDEHGVLKYRPAYTLSDPTKERDGRN; via the exons ATGGAGAGGGCCGTCAGACGAACGACTACCCTATTGAAGCACGTTGTTTGCCGTCGTTCTCTGCAGATGTCTTTACGGGAATACACTGCAGGCATCATTG tcATTGGAGATGAAATTTTGAAGGGACAAACTACTGACACCAACTCACATTTCCTTTGTAAACATCTCTTTACATTGGGAGTCAAAGTTAAAAAG ATATCAGTGATTGGAGATGATCTGGAGGTCATTGCCAAAGAAGTGAGTGAGTTTTCCTCCAAGTATACTCATGTGATCACCTCGGGAGGAATAGGTCCTACTCATGATGACAAGACTTTCGAAG GTGTAGCCAAAGCATTTGATGATGACATCTGTCCTCACCCCGAGATCGTAGAACTTTGTAAACAGTTCTGGGGAGCCAATCTTTCTTCGCCAAAGATGAAGCTTGCCATG ATACCAAAGTCAGCCAGGCTTGAGTATGGAGTGAACAAGAAGACGGgtgaaaaaaacaaatttccatTGGTTGTTGTCAACAACGTATATATATTTCCAGGGGTGCCATCACTAATGGAAAGAAGTTTTATAGCTTTAGAG GACTTGTTTAAAAATCCTGATGCACATTTCTATACTGAGGAAATCTATGTACAACAAGATGAGGTGTCAATAGCTCCCATATTAAATGAAGTAGATGAGGAATTTAAGGTGGATGTAACATTGGGATCATACCCAGATTTTCACAACAA TTATTACAAAGTTAAACTGATGCTTGAGTCGAGTAATCCTGAACAGATCACCAAAGCTGCTACTGCATTGAAGAATAAACTACCCAATG aaagtATTGTGAACTATGATTGTCAGCCTATTATAAATGCTGCTGATAGAGTCTACAAGTTAGTGGAGTCCTGTAGCAGTGATGATGTGTACGGGAACAATGTCCAGAAAGCTGTCTCCGTATTAGAGGAATGTTTACAGAAGTATAG tttaGATGAGATATGTATTGGATTTAATGGAGGAAAGGATTGTACTGCATTACTCCATTTGTATCATGCTGTTGTTAAAAG AAAATACCCTGGTCATCAAGGAAAGCTCAAAGCTCTGTACATCAAAAGCAAGCTGCCGTTTCCAGAGGTAGAAAAGTTCACACAGATATCAAGAGACAA ATATCATTTGGAAATGCTGCATTTTGAAGGTCGTATAAAGGACAGTCTTGGACAGTTGAAAGCCAATCATCCCAACATTAAGGCCGTCATCATGGGCACCAGACTCACAGACCCTTACTCAA GTCATTTAGAAGCATTCAGTATGACGGATGCTGACTGGCCACAGTTTATGAGGGTAAATCCTGTCTTACATTGGTCTTACAGTCACGTGTGGAAATTCCTGAGAGATCTATGTCTGCCATACTGTAGTCTTTATGATAGAGG GTATACCTCTTTGGGCAGTATGAACAACACCCACCCTAACCCACTACTACAATACGTAGATGAGCATGGAGTGCTGAAGTACAGACCTGCGTACACACTGTCGGACCCTACGAAGGAGAGGGATGGCAGAAACTAG